A genomic segment from Mastomys coucha isolate ucsf_1 unplaced genomic scaffold, UCSF_Mcou_1 pScaffold7, whole genome shotgun sequence encodes:
- the Znf184 gene encoding zinc finger protein 184 isoform X2, which produces MISQLEQGTESWTEDLCTPVGSLEDWKKRPENSVSTLELDISEEHLSSETVVTNGKRHDGSLEKLQANQQMLPKEVKVTEKTAPTCESDHGVSTSLITQSEVDLDQTSTTARAKQNSYPVKKEKLCKCNECGKAFTYCSALIRHQRTHTGEKPYKCNECNKAFSRSENLINHQRIHTGDKPYKCDQCGKGFIEGPSLTQHQRIHTGEKPYKCDECGKAFSQRTHLVQHQRIHTGERPYTCNECGKSFSQRGHFMEHQKIHTGEKPFKCEECEKTFTRSTHLTQHQKIHTGEKTYKCNECGKAFNGPSTFIRHHMIHTGEKPYECNECGKAFSQHSNLTQHQKTHTGEKPYDCAECGKAFSYWSSLAQHLKIHTGEKPYKCSDCGKAFSYCSSLTQHRRIHTREKPFECSECGKAFSYLSNLNQHQKTHTQEKAYECKECGKAFIRSSSLAKHERIHTGEKPYQCHECGKTFSYGSSLIQHKKIHTGERPYKCNECGRAFNQKIHLTQHKRIHTGAKPYACPKCGKTFRHCSSLAQHQKTHTEEKPYQCNKCEKTFSQNSHLTQHQRIHTGEKPYKCSECDKCFTQSMHLSEHQSTHTVEKPYNSECPQTFSQNTYLTLHQKIHSGEKLFGCEDCGKAFQYRSALTKHQRLHPAVPALGTSLT; this is translated from the exons ATGATTTCCCAACTAGAGCAAGGGACAGAGTCATGGACTGAGGATTTGTGCACTCCTGTTGGTTCCTTGGAAG actGGAAGAAAAGACCTGAAAATAGTGTGTCAACCCTAGAACTTGACATTTCTGAAGAGCATCTGTCCTCAGAGACAGTAGTAACCAATGGCAAAAGGCATGATGGGAGTTTAGAGAAGCTTCAAGCAAACCAACAGATGCTGCCAAAGGAAGTCAAAGTCACGGAGAAGACAGCACCCACTTGTGAGAGTGACCACGGTGTGAGCACAAGCCTCATAACACAATCAGAAGTAGATCTAGATCAGACTTCCACTACAGCAAGAGCCAAGCAGAATTCCTACCCAGTTAAAAAAGAGAAGCTGTGTAAGTGCAACGAATGTGGTAAAGCTTTTACTTACTGTTCTGCTCTCATTCGCCATCAAAGAAcgcatactggagagaaaccctataaatGTAATGAATGTAACAAAGCTTTCAGCAGAAGTGAAAACCTTATAAACCATCAAAGAATCCATACAGGAGACAAGCCATACAAATGTGACCAGTGTGGAAAGGGTTTCATTGAGGGTCCATCTCTCACTCAACatcaaagaattcatactggagaaaagccCTATAAATGTGATGAATGTGGGAAGGCCTTTAGTCAGAGGACCCATCTTGTTCAGCATCAGAGAATTCACACTGGTGAGAGGCCATATACTTGTAATGAGTGTGGGAAATCCTTCAGCCAGAGAGGTCACTTTATGGAGCACCAGAAGATTCATACAGGAGAAAAACCTTTCAAATGTGAGGAGTGTGAAAAAACCTTCACCAGGAGCACACACCTCACTCAACATCAAAAAATTCACACTGGGGAGAAAACCTACAAGTGTAATGAATGTGGGAAGGCCTTCAACGGCCCGTCAACGTTTATCCGTCACCATATGattcatactggagaaaagccCTATGAGTGCAATgaatgtggcaaagccttcaGCCAGCACTCCAACCTGACTCAGCATCAAAAAACACACACTGGGGAGAAGCCCTATGACTGTGcagaatgtgggaaagcctttagtTACTGGTCCTCCCTTGCTCAGCATCTGAAAATccatacaggagagaagccctacaAGTGCAGCGATTGCGGAAAGGCCTTCAGTTACTGCTCATCCCTCACTCAGCATCGGAGAATTCACACCCGAGAGAAGCCCTTTGAGTGCAGTGAGTGTGGAAAGGCTTTCAGCTATCTGTCAAACCTTAATCAGCATCAGAAAACTCACACCCAGGAGAAAGCCTATGAATGTaaggaatgtgggaaagcctttattCGGAGTTCATCTCTTGCTaagcatgaaagaattcatactggagagaagccttatcaATGTCATGAGTGTGGGAAAACCTTCAGCTATGGCTCATCCCTTATTCAGCATAAGAAAATCCATACTGGTGAAagaccttacaaatgtaatgaatgtggaaGAGCCTTCAACCAGAAAATACACCTTACACAACAcaagagaattcatacaggagcaAAGCCGTATGCCTGTCCCAAGTGTGGTAAGACTTTTCGACACTGTTCATCTCTTGCTCAACATCAAAAAACTCACACAGAAGAAAAACCCTACCAGTGTAACAAATGTGAAAAAACCTTCAGTCAGAACTCCCACCTGACTCAGCATCAGCGGATTCATACGGGAGAGAAGCCCTATAAGTGCAGTGAGTgtgacaagtgctttacccagAGCATGCACCTGTCTGAACATCAGAGTACTCACACTGTGGAGAAACCTTACAACTCTGAGTGCCCACAGACTTTCAGCCAGAACACATACCTCACCCTGCATCAGAAGATTCATTCAGGAGAGAAGCTTTTTGGGTGTGAGGACTGTGGAAAAGCCTTCCAATATCGCTCTGCTCTCACCAAACATCAGAGATTGCACCCTGCTGTGCCTGCTCTAGGAACATCATTAACATAG
- the Znf184 gene encoding zinc finger protein 184 isoform X1, giving the protein MAGLSFAESASLHEGPSSLLPPFNFREPVTFKDVVVNFTEEEWKHLDPIQRDLFRDVTLENYTHLVSIGLQVSKPDMISQLEQGTESWTEDLCTPVGSLEDWKKRPENSVSTLELDISEEHLSSETVVTNGKRHDGSLEKLQANQQMLPKEVKVTEKTAPTCESDHGVSTSLITQSEVDLDQTSTTARAKQNSYPVKKEKLCKCNECGKAFTYCSALIRHQRTHTGEKPYKCNECNKAFSRSENLINHQRIHTGDKPYKCDQCGKGFIEGPSLTQHQRIHTGEKPYKCDECGKAFSQRTHLVQHQRIHTGERPYTCNECGKSFSQRGHFMEHQKIHTGEKPFKCEECEKTFTRSTHLTQHQKIHTGEKTYKCNECGKAFNGPSTFIRHHMIHTGEKPYECNECGKAFSQHSNLTQHQKTHTGEKPYDCAECGKAFSYWSSLAQHLKIHTGEKPYKCSDCGKAFSYCSSLTQHRRIHTREKPFECSECGKAFSYLSNLNQHQKTHTQEKAYECKECGKAFIRSSSLAKHERIHTGEKPYQCHECGKTFSYGSSLIQHKKIHTGERPYKCNECGRAFNQKIHLTQHKRIHTGAKPYACPKCGKTFRHCSSLAQHQKTHTEEKPYQCNKCEKTFSQNSHLTQHQRIHTGEKPYKCSECDKCFTQSMHLSEHQSTHTVEKPYNSECPQTFSQNTYLTLHQKIHSGEKLFGCEDCGKAFQYRSALTKHQRLHPAVPALGTSLT; this is encoded by the exons ATGGCAG GTCTGTCCTTTGCAGAATCTGCCAGTCTCCACGAGGGACCATCATCCCTACTCCCACCATTTAATTTTCGG GAACCAGTGACCTTCAAGGATGTGGTCGTGAACTTCActgaggaagaatggaaacaCCTGGATCCTATACAGAGAGATTTATTCAGAGATGTGACATTGGAAAATTATACACATCTGGTCTCTATAG GGCTCCAGGTTTCCAAACCTGATATGATTTCCCAACTAGAGCAAGGGACAGAGTCATGGACTGAGGATTTGTGCACTCCTGTTGGTTCCTTGGAAG actGGAAGAAAAGACCTGAAAATAGTGTGTCAACCCTAGAACTTGACATTTCTGAAGAGCATCTGTCCTCAGAGACAGTAGTAACCAATGGCAAAAGGCATGATGGGAGTTTAGAGAAGCTTCAAGCAAACCAACAGATGCTGCCAAAGGAAGTCAAAGTCACGGAGAAGACAGCACCCACTTGTGAGAGTGACCACGGTGTGAGCACAAGCCTCATAACACAATCAGAAGTAGATCTAGATCAGACTTCCACTACAGCAAGAGCCAAGCAGAATTCCTACCCAGTTAAAAAAGAGAAGCTGTGTAAGTGCAACGAATGTGGTAAAGCTTTTACTTACTGTTCTGCTCTCATTCGCCATCAAAGAAcgcatactggagagaaaccctataaatGTAATGAATGTAACAAAGCTTTCAGCAGAAGTGAAAACCTTATAAACCATCAAAGAATCCATACAGGAGACAAGCCATACAAATGTGACCAGTGTGGAAAGGGTTTCATTGAGGGTCCATCTCTCACTCAACatcaaagaattcatactggagaaaagccCTATAAATGTGATGAATGTGGGAAGGCCTTTAGTCAGAGGACCCATCTTGTTCAGCATCAGAGAATTCACACTGGTGAGAGGCCATATACTTGTAATGAGTGTGGGAAATCCTTCAGCCAGAGAGGTCACTTTATGGAGCACCAGAAGATTCATACAGGAGAAAAACCTTTCAAATGTGAGGAGTGTGAAAAAACCTTCACCAGGAGCACACACCTCACTCAACATCAAAAAATTCACACTGGGGAGAAAACCTACAAGTGTAATGAATGTGGGAAGGCCTTCAACGGCCCGTCAACGTTTATCCGTCACCATATGattcatactggagaaaagccCTATGAGTGCAATgaatgtggcaaagccttcaGCCAGCACTCCAACCTGACTCAGCATCAAAAAACACACACTGGGGAGAAGCCCTATGACTGTGcagaatgtgggaaagcctttagtTACTGGTCCTCCCTTGCTCAGCATCTGAAAATccatacaggagagaagccctacaAGTGCAGCGATTGCGGAAAGGCCTTCAGTTACTGCTCATCCCTCACTCAGCATCGGAGAATTCACACCCGAGAGAAGCCCTTTGAGTGCAGTGAGTGTGGAAAGGCTTTCAGCTATCTGTCAAACCTTAATCAGCATCAGAAAACTCACACCCAGGAGAAAGCCTATGAATGTaaggaatgtgggaaagcctttattCGGAGTTCATCTCTTGCTaagcatgaaagaattcatactggagagaagccttatcaATGTCATGAGTGTGGGAAAACCTTCAGCTATGGCTCATCCCTTATTCAGCATAAGAAAATCCATACTGGTGAAagaccttacaaatgtaatgaatgtggaaGAGCCTTCAACCAGAAAATACACCTTACACAACAcaagagaattcatacaggagcaAAGCCGTATGCCTGTCCCAAGTGTGGTAAGACTTTTCGACACTGTTCATCTCTTGCTCAACATCAAAAAACTCACACAGAAGAAAAACCCTACCAGTGTAACAAATGTGAAAAAACCTTCAGTCAGAACTCCCACCTGACTCAGCATCAGCGGATTCATACGGGAGAGAAGCCCTATAAGTGCAGTGAGTgtgacaagtgctttacccagAGCATGCACCTGTCTGAACATCAGAGTACTCACACTGTGGAGAAACCTTACAACTCTGAGTGCCCACAGACTTTCAGCCAGAACACATACCTCACCCTGCATCAGAAGATTCATTCAGGAGAGAAGCTTTTTGGGTGTGAGGACTGTGGAAAAGCCTTCCAATATCGCTCTGCTCTCACCAAACATCAGAGATTGCACCCTGCTGTGCCTGCTCTAGGAACATCATTAACATAG